In the Leptospira limi genome, one interval contains:
- a CDS encoding 6-hydroxymethylpterin diphosphokinase MptE-like protein has product MGQPVVIVWEPLPEVFELPAFQTEMLKLSGKAKENGFTLVLVTGVTPNWNEIKEKLSVSTREKVPTNVKWTLYVTPSYERYFPNLIEDCRKNFLSQFQSQNTNQNTIQHFRKVWTHNYLKNKVTIEETKASIHWFQSFRGTNCNVLFLGASPGLERNIESIKKHRHTFTLFASDTSIGYLLKHSILPDYILSFDSGRGTLYHFLVDLPTSIPIITWLGGSPYIFELPNPKILVNTGHPLDQIVSFYFENEKGFHWPHIQNPSLNLLGMMISITKGILNRNLVLSGVSFVSEFGKSHCGGTGYERYYLPQLHRKQSMESFTKRLYSGVRKGKNQKVWDELLSAKTSENIQNYSELTAFNTNKPFEQTVELNSFQGFPPRISDLAKWANQDQSGIIHSKTLNVWLRFSLG; this is encoded by the coding sequence ATGGGCCAACCAGTTGTCATTGTTTGGGAACCACTGCCTGAGGTATTTGAACTTCCCGCATTCCAAACAGAAATGTTAAAACTTTCGGGAAAAGCCAAAGAGAATGGTTTCACTTTGGTTCTTGTCACTGGCGTTACTCCAAATTGGAACGAAATCAAAGAAAAACTATCTGTCTCTACTCGCGAAAAAGTACCAACCAATGTGAAATGGACTTTGTATGTGACACCGAGTTATGAGCGTTATTTCCCAAATTTGATCGAAGATTGCCGGAAAAACTTTCTTTCCCAGTTTCAATCGCAAAACACAAATCAAAATACAATCCAACACTTTCGTAAAGTATGGACTCATAATTATTTAAAAAACAAAGTGACCATCGAGGAAACAAAAGCATCCATCCATTGGTTTCAATCCTTTCGCGGAACTAACTGCAATGTATTATTTTTAGGAGCCAGCCCAGGTCTAGAACGGAACATAGAATCGATCAAAAAACACCGTCATACCTTCACATTATTTGCTAGTGATACATCAATTGGTTACCTTTTAAAACATTCCATTCTTCCCGATTATATTCTTTCCTTTGATTCTGGAAGAGGCACTTTGTATCATTTTTTAGTTGATTTGCCGACCTCAATACCCATTATCACTTGGTTAGGTGGTTCTCCCTATATATTTGAACTACCGAATCCAAAAATTTTAGTCAATACAGGCCATCCTTTGGACCAAATTGTATCTTTTTATTTTGAAAATGAAAAGGGTTTCCATTGGCCACATATACAAAACCCAAGTTTAAATTTACTAGGTATGATGATATCCATCACAAAGGGAATATTGAATCGGAATTTAGTTTTAAGTGGTGTGAGTTTTGTATCAGAATTTGGGAAGTCACATTGTGGTGGCACCGGATACGAACGATACTATTTACCTCAGTTGCATAGAAAACAAAGTATGGAATCTTTCACCAAACGTCTGTATTCTGGTGTTAGAAAAGGAAAAAATCAAAAGGTGTGGGATGAATTGTTATCTGCAAAAACATCAGAGAACATTCAAAATTATTCAGAGTTAACAGCATTCAATACAAACAAACCATTCGAACAAACGGTAGAACTCAATTCATTTCAGGGTTTTCCCCCAAGGATTTCCGATTTGGCTAAGTGGGCAAACCAAGACCAATCTGGTATCATCCATTCCAAAACTCTCAATGTTTGGTTGCGGTTTTCACTAGGTTAA
- a CDS encoding arsenate reductase ArsC produces the protein MKNILILCTGNSCRSQIAEGWMRFYAKEKANVYSAGIETHGVNPKAISTMKEVGIDISNHTSNHINEYKDITFDYLITVCDHAKENCPYFPSDAKRFHHNFSDPSKKIGTESEIKEAFAQTREEIRKYCENFVNEELN, from the coding sequence ATGAAAAATATTTTAATCTTATGTACTGGTAATAGTTGTAGAAGCCAAATCGCTGAAGGATGGATGCGATTTTATGCAAAAGAGAAAGCCAATGTGTACAGTGCAGGTATCGAAACTCATGGAGTGAATCCAAAAGCGATCTCTACCATGAAGGAAGTTGGAATTGATATTTCCAATCATACCTCAAACCATATCAACGAATACAAAGACATTACCTTTGATTATTTGATCACTGTATGTGATCACGCCAAAGAAAACTGTCCTTATTTCCCGAGTGATGCAAAACGATTCCACCACAACTTCAGTGATCCATCTAAAAAGATAGGAACTGAATCCGAAATCAAAGAAGCCTTCGCACAAACTAGAGAAGAAATTCGAAAGTATTGCGAAAATTTTGTAAACGAAGAATTAAACTAA
- a CDS encoding Cna protein B-type domain protein: MRVRGLFTILVLISVVSVGCSRKKKSMPFWLLLGTGGAVSDNSGQTDLPPDSNGVPLPPSGGSIIVTDPDEVPSNGSEQEVPNHGPARVIGSIVPVVAGVPANVICGNPGAPAIPNCVDLTLISVRIEVANGDVSTLVAAKFAEANGSFQFDLADLPNNNYRVLINTGYGLNYTYQDFSYVYNPTQTPFTLVNVGNLLAERMYYAQGPAQFTGVVTSPGFSGGGVTVPSGPVAGIVVNILDSNGNTVGTGITNANGQYVISISPLPNGNYTIVYVGDSVVVSGQPYATTQESVHFTFPGTNPNTVAVIDLGVTNLPWMAATESDLLLSGLIRNGALSNDQTSVFTIKLKNEQGAILQTVQITGNGNFSIEGFELTNGVYYLEVSNPSFYTVTQSFLFTAAPNGGTKSVTINDPILIVAKPSLVVGYVKDANNDHVAGAVINVRPSANQAPSNIVYLKDDAILGNAIKLWILESLSAVAGTNCALNPTGSICSCAINPTASCLANVQGNGPWTYQTYANKVYEVNPTSKEVSFLGASGLWAYYISAPGFENYCGNHPTPCSSNPLQVSLNGATYNAGTISMTSIATRSQIAGSISVRDAAPNANSLHTTQSGLYVVMLGNTNDAGASLVHITTTNSGQFSFGGSSYVVTLPQVLPAPFTNDDAGKVTYALYQLGTGSATTLATTPSVARANDNTASVDIIDGTDYNFRQSSYQIIVVDRVAPSYQSSYLSSNSLRVDTSSVATNLYASNPVVYQLNGVVLHSPRATVTGVVTDAVSTSVVSGATITLGRLVGGNFTPDVKRDCSGGFDAPNCSVSSTRTAGNDQTVGSVSSQANGSYSFPFLSPGSYHLRVEKNGITTYFPVEVGTGGGTVVVNTPVITNDGRGNLSGSVRTPGGFAFLGTYSLEIVDPNGGTLRPSAGVQPASIATGSTIFSNSSQYTIFNINAGRWKVRFVSAGYQTVEGIVDIQADVTTNFDIITFVPGSQTSGTVSGRALSALYNTGVCNLTARIRPGVNVKSGPYAIDANGVTIPAVKTSTDGSYAIPSVPPGNYTLEVSGAGKRGDCTSIQENYSTTYRTVVSAGSETPANQNILVTPILGDNEMRVVLSWGAKPRDLDSHMQYGNQANDRIVWNNKTPLGAGNGSLDYDITTGYGPETITVQGSIWNQPNRYYSVYNWSGEASMGISGATVRIFKGSVGEVRNYSIAPNYSNRWWKLFCIAQDKSVTDVGVGSCKATNFIERSMYQ, translated from the coding sequence ATGCGCGTTCGAGGGTTGTTCACCATTCTCGTACTCATTTCTGTTGTCTCCGTGGGTTGTTCTCGTAAGAAAAAATCCATGCCATTCTGGTTGTTGTTAGGTACCGGCGGTGCCGTTTCTGATAACAGTGGACAAACTGATCTCCCTCCCGATTCCAACGGTGTTCCCCTCCCTCCTTCTGGTGGTTCCATCATCGTCACAGATCCGGATGAAGTTCCGAGTAATGGTTCCGAACAAGAAGTTCCAAACCATGGACCAGCACGAGTCATTGGTTCGATTGTTCCAGTGGTGGCAGGAGTTCCTGCCAATGTGATCTGTGGTAATCCTGGAGCACCTGCCATTCCAAATTGTGTTGATCTCACTTTAATTTCTGTCCGCATCGAAGTAGCGAATGGGGATGTAAGCACACTTGTTGCCGCAAAATTTGCAGAAGCAAATGGAAGTTTCCAATTTGACTTAGCTGATCTTCCTAATAACAATTATCGCGTTCTCATTAACACTGGTTATGGTTTAAATTATACCTACCAAGACTTTTCATATGTGTATAACCCAACACAAACTCCATTTACCTTAGTGAATGTAGGCAATTTACTTGCAGAAAGAATGTATTATGCCCAAGGACCAGCACAGTTCACAGGTGTTGTCACAAGCCCTGGATTTTCTGGTGGTGGGGTAACAGTTCCATCTGGACCTGTAGCAGGGATTGTGGTGAATATCCTTGACTCCAATGGAAACACAGTTGGGACGGGGATTACAAATGCCAATGGGCAATATGTGATTTCGATAAGTCCCCTCCCTAACGGAAATTATACGATTGTTTATGTTGGAGATTCTGTTGTAGTTTCTGGCCAACCTTATGCAACTACACAAGAAAGTGTACATTTTACCTTTCCTGGTACCAATCCAAATACAGTGGCTGTCATTGATTTAGGAGTTACCAATTTACCTTGGATGGCGGCAACAGAAAGTGATCTTTTACTTTCTGGACTGATTCGTAACGGAGCATTGTCGAATGACCAAACTTCCGTTTTTACCATCAAACTAAAAAATGAGCAAGGTGCGATTTTACAAACAGTTCAAATCACAGGAAATGGAAATTTCTCCATCGAAGGATTTGAATTAACAAATGGAGTCTATTATTTAGAAGTTTCTAACCCTTCTTTTTACACAGTCACCCAATCCTTTCTTTTCACAGCAGCTCCTAATGGTGGTACAAAATCTGTAACTATAAATGATCCAATTCTCATTGTTGCAAAACCATCCTTAGTGGTTGGGTATGTAAAAGATGCAAATAATGACCATGTTGCTGGCGCTGTGATCAACGTTCGACCATCTGCCAACCAAGCACCATCTAATATTGTCTATTTGAAAGATGATGCAATTTTAGGGAATGCAATCAAACTTTGGATTCTTGAATCCTTAAGTGCCGTTGCAGGGACAAATTGTGCATTGAATCCAACGGGTTCTATTTGTTCCTGTGCTATCAATCCAACAGCTTCTTGTTTGGCAAATGTGCAAGGGAATGGTCCATGGACTTACCAAACATATGCAAACAAGGTTTATGAAGTAAATCCAACTTCCAAAGAAGTGTCCTTCCTAGGTGCGAGTGGACTTTGGGCATATTATATTTCTGCACCAGGATTTGAAAACTATTGTGGCAATCATCCGACTCCTTGTTCTTCGAATCCATTACAAGTGAGCCTAAATGGCGCAACGTACAATGCAGGAACGATTTCGATGACTTCAATCGCTACTCGATCGCAGATTGCCGGGTCCATTTCGGTTCGGGATGCTGCACCTAACGCAAACTCACTCCATACAACTCAATCTGGATTGTATGTTGTGATGTTAGGAAATACGAATGATGCAGGTGCATCACTTGTTCACATCACAACAACAAACTCTGGCCAATTTAGTTTTGGTGGTAGTTCTTATGTTGTGACATTACCACAAGTATTACCAGCTCCTTTCACAAATGATGATGCAGGAAAAGTAACCTATGCGCTTTACCAATTGGGAACTGGATCCGCAACGACACTCGCAACGACTCCGAGTGTTGCACGTGCGAATGATAATACAGCTTCTGTCGACATCATTGATGGAACCGATTACAATTTCCGACAAAGTTCTTACCAAATCATTGTTGTGGACCGAGTGGCTCCATCGTATCAGTCTAGTTACTTGTCCTCTAATAGCCTTCGTGTTGACACTTCATCAGTTGCAACCAATTTATACGCTTCCAATCCTGTTGTTTACCAATTGAATGGTGTTGTCCTCCATAGCCCACGTGCAACAGTCACTGGTGTTGTTACCGATGCGGTTTCAACTTCCGTTGTCAGTGGGGCAACGATCACATTGGGTCGGTTAGTTGGTGGAAATTTCACTCCAGATGTGAAAAGAGACTGCTCTGGTGGGTTTGATGCTCCGAATTGTTCGGTCTCTTCCACAAGAACTGCTGGTAATGACCAAACAGTTGGATCTGTTTCTTCCCAAGCAAACGGTAGTTATAGTTTTCCTTTCCTTTCCCCAGGTTCTTACCATTTACGAGTCGAAAAAAATGGAATCACCACATACTTCCCAGTCGAAGTAGGAACAGGTGGCGGAACTGTTGTTGTGAACACTCCAGTGATTACAAATGACGGACGCGGAAACCTTTCTGGATCAGTGCGAACTCCTGGTGGATTTGCTTTCCTTGGAACTTATTCTTTGGAAATTGTAGATCCAAATGGAGGAACATTACGTCCATCTGCAGGTGTCCAACCAGCATCCATCGCAACTGGCTCTACAATTTTCTCAAATTCAAGCCAATACACAATTTTTAATATCAATGCGGGTCGTTGGAAAGTTCGATTTGTATCGGCTGGATACCAAACCGTAGAAGGGATTGTAGACATCCAAGCGGATGTAACAACTAACTTTGATATCATTACCTTTGTTCCTGGAAGCCAAACGAGTGGAACAGTTTCTGGTCGAGCTTTATCTGCCCTTTACAATACGGGAGTTTGTAACCTAACAGCACGTATCCGTCCAGGTGTGAATGTGAAGTCGGGCCCTTATGCGATTGATGCCAATGGAGTGACAATTCCAGCTGTCAAAACCTCGACGGATGGGTCCTATGCCATTCCATCAGTTCCTCCAGGAAACTATACTCTCGAAGTATCAGGTGCTGGAAAACGTGGTGATTGTACTTCTATCCAAGAAAACTATTCCACAACTTACAGAACCGTTGTTTCCGCTGGATCGGAAACCCCAGCTAACCAAAACATTTTAGTCACACCAATCCTTGGTGATAACGAGATGAGAGTTGTCCTCTCTTGGGGTGCAAAACCAAGAGATTTGGATTCACACATGCAATATGGAAACCAAGCCAACGACCGCATCGTATGGAACAATAAAACTCCGTTAGGTGCAGGGAATGGAAGTTTGGACTATGATATCACAACTGGATATGGTCCAGAAACCATTACAGTGCAAGGTTCTATATGGAACCAACCAAATCGTTATTACAGCGTTTATAACTGGTCAGGTGAAGCAAGTATGGGAATCTCTGGCGCAACGGTTAGAATCTTCAAGGGAAGTGTTGGTGAAGTGAGAAATTATTCAATCGCACCAAACTATTCCAATCGTTGGTGGAAACTATTCTGTATTGCACAAGACAAATCTGTCACTGATGTTGGGGTTGGAAGTTGTAAAGCAACCAATTTCATTGAAAGATCGATGTATCAATAG
- a CDS encoding NAD-dependent epimerase/dehydratase family protein, with product MTKTILITGGSGVLGKALIQKLILDYKIIAIGTNYANFPESIRHHKHFKFYERNLATINDPKDFNLSESIDLILHLAAVVSGAKVDEVTYYQINVNATKHLVSYAVQNKIPHFGFVSSISVYGSKEINLNLQSERHGTTIYAKTKALAEDFVFQSGENYSVLRLASIYGKGTKSFVSKLKSLMKKGVYPKIPPVRKKSILHIEDATEAIYLWTKQCLAGKKPEKVYVFSHPEFVTIQGVIQTFQELGITKKRLLPIPVSGVWSKLVELVFRLMSWIRKKPYHGSPLQPLLESVAIYDESSWEKIGTFPKSDLRKGLLDYQ from the coding sequence ATGACTAAAACAATTCTTATCACTGGTGGAAGTGGAGTCCTTGGCAAAGCTTTGATACAAAAGTTAATCCTTGATTACAAAATCATAGCGATTGGAACCAACTACGCCAATTTTCCTGAATCCATACGGCATCATAAACATTTTAAGTTCTATGAAAGAAATTTAGCAACGATCAATGATCCAAAAGATTTTAATCTTTCAGAATCGATTGATCTCATCCTCCATTTAGCGGCTGTTGTATCGGGAGCAAAGGTAGACGAAGTTACTTATTACCAGATTAATGTGAATGCTACAAAACACCTTGTCTCTTATGCAGTTCAAAATAAAATCCCACACTTTGGATTTGTGAGTAGTATTTCTGTGTATGGATCCAAAGAGATCAATTTAAATCTGCAGAGTGAAAGACATGGAACCACTATTTATGCAAAAACAAAAGCTTTGGCCGAAGATTTTGTTTTCCAAAGTGGTGAGAACTATTCCGTACTGAGACTGGCAAGTATTTATGGAAAAGGTACCAAAAGTTTTGTCTCCAAACTCAAATCCTTGATGAAAAAAGGAGTGTATCCGAAAATCCCACCCGTACGTAAAAAATCAATTTTACACATTGAGGATGCAACTGAGGCAATTTATCTTTGGACCAAACAATGTTTAGCTGGGAAAAAACCAGAGAAAGTTTATGTGTTTTCCCATCCTGAATTTGTGACGATCCAAGGTGTGATCCAAACTTTCCAAGAATTAGGGATCACAAAAAAACGATTATTACCCATTCCTGTTTCGGGTGTTTGGTCCAAACTGGTGGAACTTGTCTTTCGTTTGATGAGTTGGATCCGAAAAAAACCTTACCACGGTTCTCCCCTACAACCACTTCTCGAATCTGTGGCAATTTATGATGAGAGTTCCTGGGAAAAGATTGGAACTTTTCCAAAATCAGATTTACGAAAAGGGTTACTTGACTATCAATAA
- a CDS encoding HDOD domain-containing protein has translation MNFKDIISQLETSKESRINFYFVTEEQNQEIYALLVHVMGYMDKLYLVEVIFTVLKELLMNANKANAKRDYFSREKLDIQNSTDYAKGMSRFQENIIMKWNEQLERLDGGNYYISLLMKVEGKSIHFAVENNAPITKEELSRINRRIEVAKNYNDLSDAFTDVSDSTESAGLGLVLIQLLLKNSGIGSDKFKIFTNEKITRATLSVPDVTTPVEIQTDLKTKLLNEIDGLPPLPHSLTKIIQLCNNPDSDLHMISQEIERNPALSADLLKLSNSAFFANRSQVSSILQAVKVVGLKNLRNLLYVSGVRKIMDGQYGKMMDVWEHSSRCSYYARYLATENNHTNKIADIIAVCALLHDIGKFLLLSVDRGFFKKIETYQRGADSGNSTLLEEMAIGLSHPQLGALLAEKWEFPQDLRVAIEYHHKPFLAPPELRDLVEVIYMANMMADFHEQKKGFYAIDKNLLAKFNLDNIDVFSAAVNKVEVLYKKTNE, from the coding sequence GTGAATTTTAAAGATATCATTTCTCAATTAGAAACTTCCAAAGAATCCAGAATTAATTTTTATTTTGTGACTGAAGAACAAAATCAGGAGATATACGCATTACTTGTCCATGTAATGGGGTATATGGACAAATTATATTTAGTGGAAGTCATTTTCACAGTCCTTAAAGAACTCCTAATGAACGCCAATAAGGCAAATGCAAAACGTGATTACTTTAGTCGTGAAAAATTAGACATCCAAAATTCCACTGATTATGCAAAAGGGATGTCAAGGTTCCAAGAAAACATCATCATGAAGTGGAACGAACAATTAGAGCGGTTAGATGGTGGAAATTATTACATAAGTTTACTCATGAAAGTGGAAGGAAAATCCATTCACTTCGCCGTTGAAAATAACGCACCCATCACAAAAGAAGAATTATCAAGGATCAATCGTCGCATTGAAGTCGCTAAAAATTACAATGATTTATCCGATGCATTCACTGATGTTTCCGATAGTACCGAATCAGCAGGTTTAGGATTAGTACTGATCCAATTACTTTTAAAAAATTCTGGAATCGGTTCTGATAAATTTAAAATATTTACAAACGAAAAAATAACACGCGCTACACTCAGCGTTCCTGATGTTACAACTCCAGTCGAAATCCAAACAGACCTAAAAACTAAGTTATTAAATGAAATAGATGGCCTTCCTCCTCTACCACATTCATTGACCAAAATCATCCAACTCTGCAACAATCCCGATTCAGACCTTCATATGATTTCACAAGAAATTGAAAGAAATCCTGCATTGTCTGCTGATTTACTCAAACTTTCCAATTCTGCTTTTTTTGCGAATCGCAGCCAAGTGAGTTCCATTTTACAAGCAGTGAAAGTAGTTGGATTAAAAAACCTCCGTAACCTTCTTTATGTTTCTGGTGTTCGAAAGATTATGGATGGCCAGTACGGCAAAATGATGGATGTGTGGGAACACTCCAGCCGTTGCAGTTATTATGCACGTTATCTAGCAACAGAAAACAATCATACCAATAAAATTGCGGATATCATTGCCGTATGTGCACTGTTACACGATATAGGAAAATTTTTATTGTTATCTGTTGATAGAGGGTTTTTCAAAAAAATTGAAACCTACCAAAGAGGTGCTGATTCCGGAAACTCAACTCTTCTAGAAGAGATGGCAATTGGACTTAGCCATCCACAACTTGGTGCATTACTTGCTGAAAAGTGGGAATTTCCACAAGACTTACGTGTTGCGATTGAATACCACCACAAACCATTTTTAGCTCCACCAGAACTACGAGATCTGGTCGAAGTGATCTACATGGCCAATATGATGGCAGATTTCCATGAACAGAAAAAAGGGTTTTATGCCATTGACAAAAACTTGTTAGCTAAGTTTAATTTAGACAACATCGATGTTTTTTCAGCAGCGGTGAATAAGGTAGAGGTATTGTACAAAAAAACGAATGAGTGA
- a CDS encoding ABC transporter ATP-binding protein has protein sequence MSEVVRFQSVSFVRNDKTILQDVNFSLSQGESLAIVGRNGAGKTTLINLLFGYLWPTSGNVSTFGETYGDTPMAPLQSKMGIVQPGHQETLLQRLTAFEMVLTGVIGTLGLYKEPTSEQSKSASLLLKSIGLENKAHQQYQTLSSGEKMKILLLRAFGEGKELLILDEPTAALDVTARVDFGRSLYSLKQNNPKLTRILITHRIEEIPEDFHKILLLKEGQVLAFGEKQSVFTDANLSKLYDLNLAVSEKKGQYQLTVLS, from the coding sequence ATGAGTGAGGTGGTACGGTTTCAGTCAGTTTCGTTTGTTAGAAATGATAAAACCATTTTACAGGATGTCAACTTTTCACTCTCGCAAGGAGAGTCCTTGGCAATCGTTGGGCGTAATGGAGCCGGAAAAACAACACTCATCAATTTACTATTTGGTTACCTATGGCCTACATCAGGGAATGTTTCAACTTTTGGTGAAACATATGGTGACACACCCATGGCTCCCTTACAAAGTAAAATGGGCATTGTCCAACCAGGACACCAGGAAACTTTACTACAAAGACTCACTGCATTTGAAATGGTGCTAACAGGTGTAATTGGAACTTTAGGTTTGTACAAAGAACCAACATCGGAACAATCAAAATCTGCATCCTTATTATTAAAATCAATTGGTTTAGAGAATAAAGCCCACCAACAGTACCAAACACTCTCTTCTGGTGAAAAAATGAAGATTCTCTTGTTACGTGCGTTTGGTGAAGGAAAAGAATTACTGATATTGGATGAACCTACTGCTGCTCTTGATGTGACAGCGAGAGTAGATTTTGGCCGATCGTTATATTCATTAAAACAAAACAATCCGAAACTCACAAGAATTCTGATCACACATCGAATCGAAGAAATCCCAGAAGATTTTCATAAAATTCTTTTGTTAAAAGAAGGACAGGTTTTGGCTTTTGGAGAAAAACAATCCGTTTTTACGGATGCAAATCTTTCAAAGTTGTATGATTTAAATCTCGCTGTAAGCGAAAAAAAAGGACAGTATCAACTTACTGTCCTTTCATAA
- a CDS encoding DUF445 domain-containing protein: MIPFTYGFVGWVTNWLALKMTFYPIQFIGIPPYLGWQGIIPRKAHKMASKSVDVITERLLNIKEVFLKVDPKKAEVVFLPALDSSIRYTIKEFSDSLDPKLWEIIPDIVKEEIYHKVRRESGITIRKVIKKLQADIDSLFDVKALVLKKLSGNNVGLVVELFQEVGAPEFRFIERSGFYFGFLLGLVQMVFMIFFPMAWTLPIQGVIVGYLTNYLALEMIFRPLLPKKFLGLWTYQGLFLKRQNEVSRLYAKLVSQKILTPKNILSELIFGKASKEIIEIIRKEVSSHVDTVTFLAKPALYATGKINEFDSAKERIAVAMADNAIENAFHLESYLGESLQIETMMGDRMSALPPKEFESILRSAFQEDEMLLILVGAALGALVGWFQMVFII, from the coding sequence ATGATCCCATTCACTTATGGGTTTGTGGGTTGGGTGACCAATTGGTTGGCACTCAAAATGACTTTTTACCCAATCCAATTCATTGGAATTCCTCCCTATTTGGGGTGGCAAGGGATCATACCCAGAAAAGCACATAAAATGGCCAGTAAGTCTGTAGATGTGATCACAGAACGCCTTCTCAACATCAAAGAAGTTTTCCTTAAAGTAGATCCGAAAAAAGCAGAGGTTGTTTTTTTACCAGCGCTAGACTCAAGCATTCGTTATACGATAAAAGAATTTTCGGATAGTTTAGATCCAAAACTTTGGGAAATCATTCCTGACATTGTCAAAGAAGAAATATATCATAAAGTACGAAGAGAAAGTGGGATTACCATTCGAAAGGTAATCAAGAAACTCCAAGCAGACATTGATTCCTTATTTGATGTAAAAGCATTGGTATTAAAAAAACTTTCTGGTAATAACGTAGGTTTGGTGGTAGAACTTTTCCAAGAAGTTGGTGCCCCCGAGTTTCGATTCATTGAACGATCTGGTTTTTATTTTGGTTTTTTACTTGGCCTTGTCCAAATGGTATTTATGATTTTTTTTCCTATGGCATGGACTCTTCCCATCCAAGGAGTGATAGTTGGTTACCTAACAAATTACTTAGCACTTGAAATGATTTTTAGGCCACTATTACCAAAAAAATTTTTGGGGCTTTGGACTTACCAGGGATTGTTTCTAAAACGACAAAATGAAGTATCTAGGTTGTATGCAAAACTTGTAAGTCAAAAAATCCTTACACCTAAAAATATACTATCGGAACTTATTTTTGGAAAAGCTTCCAAGGAAATCATCGAAATCATTCGCAAAGAAGTGAGTAGCCATGTGGATACAGTTACGTTTCTTGCAAAACCTGCTCTGTATGCGACTGGTAAAATCAATGAATTTGATTCTGCAAAAGAAAGGATCGCTGTGGCGATGGCGGATAATGCGATCGAAAATGCTTTCCATTTAGAATCGTACTTAGGTGAATCTTTGCAGATTGAAACAATGATGGGAGATCGAATGTCAGCTCTTCCCCCAAAAGAATTTGAATCCATCTTACGTTCGGCATTCCAAGAAGACGAAATGTTACTGATACTAGTGGGAGCAGCTCTTGGTGCTCTTGTTGGATGGTTTCAAATGGTATTTATTATATGA
- a CDS encoding DUF6428 family protein, whose product MNQSMTWLKFKKNLDLYPEQQLTFLYQNQERIYPNYHITEFKLATIESVDCGGNYDTWKEIILQVLEPNEKIETSSMELKKINSIFTKVSKQISIPDDAILRIEFGNSKSAMRQYFVSNLQIVGTELVMELVDGKTECKASESCGVKRDSNLPILNEEFVSEKPMSKNSCCNKKPSDVSLEKVGCC is encoded by the coding sequence ATGAACCAATCAATGACATGGCTTAAATTCAAAAAGAATTTGGATTTGTATCCTGAACAACAACTTACATTTTTATACCAAAACCAAGAAAGAATCTATCCAAATTACCATATCACTGAATTTAAACTAGCCACGATCGAATCAGTGGATTGTGGAGGGAACTATGATACTTGGAAAGAAATCATATTACAAGTATTGGAGCCAAACGAAAAAATCGAAACTAGTTCAATGGAACTCAAAAAGATAAATTCAATTTTTACAAAAGTTTCTAAACAAATATCGATTCCAGATGATGCAATCCTGAGAATTGAATTTGGAAATTCCAAATCTGCAATGAGGCAATATTTTGTTTCCAATTTACAGATTGTTGGTACTGAGCTTGTTATGGAATTGGTTGATGGAAAAACAGAATGTAAGGCATCCGAAAGTTGTGGTGTCAAAAGAGATTCCAACTTACCTATTCTTAATGAAGAATTTGTGAGTGAAAAACCAATGTCAAAAAACTCATGTTGCAATAAAAAACCATCTGATGTCAGTTTAGAAAAAGTTGGTTGTTGCTAA
- a CDS encoding ArsR/SmtB family transcription factor translates to MALNKKTEFPTPIQSFASFARLFSHPARIAILEVLAKRQTCVCGEIVDELPLAQSTVSQHLKELKEGGLVKGEVEGTSSCYCINWENFNQMSDAFILSLNTIKEFQKENGSCC, encoded by the coding sequence ATGGCGTTGAACAAAAAAACAGAATTCCCGACTCCCATCCAGAGTTTTGCCTCCTTTGCCAGACTCTTCTCACATCCAGCAAGGATTGCGATTTTAGAAGTATTGGCCAAACGCCAAACTTGCGTTTGTGGAGAGATAGTTGATGAACTTCCACTCGCTCAATCAACTGTTTCGCAACACCTTAAAGAATTAAAGGAAGGTGGACTAGTAAAAGGGGAAGTTGAAGGTACAAGTTCCTGTTATTGTATCAACTGGGAAAACTTCAATCAAATGTCAGACGCATTTATTTTATCACTCAATACGATCAAAGAATTCCAAAAGGAAAATGGGAGCTGTTGTTAA